The genomic interval GGGCGGACACTTGTTGATCTTGTCGCCGGCAGCAATGGCCTCGGCGTAGGGCTTGCAGCCGGGATAGCCGCACTGGCCGCACTGGGTCTGCGGCAGCAGGGCGTTGATCTGCTCGGCGATGGGGTTGCCCTCGACGCGAAAGCGAACCGCCGCATAGCCGAGGATGGCGCCGCAGACCAGACACAACAGGAGCAGGGCGAGAACTGCAGTCATGGCTTGATCAATCCGGAAAAGCCCATGAAGGCCAGTGACATCAGCCCGGCAGTGACCATGCCGATGGCCGCGCCCTTGAACGGGCCGGGCACGTCGGCGATGGCGATGCGCTCGCGCAGGGCGGCGAACAGCACCAGCACCAGAGAGAAGCCGAGTCCGGCACCGAAACCGTTGATGCTGGCTTGGAGAAAACCGAAGCCGGTCCTGTTGGCGTTGAGCAGGGCCACGCCGAGGACGATGCAGTTGGTGGTGATCAGCGGCAGGAAGATGCCCAGCACGCGGTAGAGCAGCGGGCTGGTCTTGTTCACCAGCATCTCGGTGAACTGCACCACCACGGCGATCACCAGGATGAAGCCGATGGTGCGCAGATATTCGAGATCCAGCGGCTTGAGCACGTACTGCTGCAGCAGGTAGCTGCACATAGACGCCAGGGTCAGCACGAAGGTGGTGGCCAGGGCGAGGCCGATGGCGGTTTCGATCCGCTTCGACACGCCCATGAACGGGCAGAGGCCGAGGAACTGCACCAGCACAAAGTTGTTGACCAGGATGGCGCCAACCAGGATCAGGACGAGTTCGGTCATCGCGGGGGCACCGTCAGGCGGGCAGAAAGCGGAGGAGAAAGAGTGTCCATTATCCGGGAAGGCGCCAGGGCGGACAACCGTGAAGGCCGTCCGGAAAGGATTTCAGGGAGCGGCCAAGGGAGGAGAAGCACAGCTGGCTTCTCCTCCCCCGGCAGGCCTCAGTGCACGCGCTGACCGGGCTTGGCGCCGGCGTCCGGACTGAGCAGGAAGATCTCGCTGCCGCCGGGGCCGGCGGCCAGCACCATGCCTTCGGACATGCCGAACTTCATCTTGCGCGGCGCCAGGTTGGCCACGTACAGGGTGAGGCGGCCTTCCAGCTTGCTCGGATCCGGGTAGGCGCTCTTGATGCCGGAGAACACGTTGCGCTTGGCATCGCCGATGTCCAGGGTCAGGCGCAGCAGCTTGTCGGCGCCCTCGACGAACTCGCACTTCTCGATCAGGGCGATGCGCAGGTCGACGGCGGCGAAGGCGTCGAAGTTGATTTCCGCGGCCAGCGGCTCCTTGACCAGCTCGCCGTTGCCGGTCGGGGCGGCAGCTTCGGTGCTCTGGGCGGCGAGGTCTTCCTTGGAGGCTTCGATCATGGCATCAATCTTCGCGGGTTCGATACGGGTCATCAGGGGCGTGAAGGGGTTGAGCGGGTGGTTGGCCAGACGCAGCACATGGTCCTGCCAGGAGAGCGGGGCGACGTTGAGGAAGCCCTCGGCGGCGGCGGCCAGGTTGGGCAGCACGGGCTTCAGGAAGATCACCAACTGGCGGAACAGGTTGATGCCGAAGGCGCAGATCTCCTGCACTTCGGCCTGCTTGCCTTCCTGCTTGTTCAGCGCCCAGGGTGCCTTGTCGGCAATCCAGGCGTTGGCGCGGTCGGCCAGGGCCATGATCTCGCGCATGGCGCGGCCGAAGTCGCGCTGCTCGTAGGCCTCGGCAATGGCCGGGGCGGCGGCCTGGAAGGCCTCCCACAGCTCCGGCTCGGGGTTGGCATCGACTATCACGCCGCCGTTGCCCTTGTGGATGAAGCCGGCGCAGCGGCTGGCGATATTGACCACCTTGCCGACCAGATCGGAGTTGACCTTCTGCACGAAGTCCTCGAGGTTGAGGTCCAGATCGTCCACGCCGCGCGACAGCTTGCTGGCGTAGTAGTAGCGCAGGTACTCGGGGTTCAGGTGATCCAGGTAGGTGCGTGCCTTGATGAAGGTGCCGCGCGACTTGGACATCTTCTGGCCGTTGACGGTCAGGTAGCCGTGCACGTTGACCGCGGTCGGCTTGCGGAAACCCGCGCCCTCCAGCATCGCCGGCCAGAACAGGGTGTGGAAGTTGACGATGTCCTTGCCGATGAAATGGTACAGCTCGGCGCTGGAGTCCTTGCGCCAGAAGGCGTCGAAGTCCAGCTCCGGGCGGCGTGCGCAGAGGTTCTTGAAGCTGGCCATGTAGCCGATCGGCGCATCCAGCCAGACGTAGAAGTACTTGCCCGGCTCGTCGGGGATCTCGAAGCCGAAGTAGGGCGCGTCGCGGGAGATGTCCCACTCCTGCAGGCCGCCGTCCAGCCATTCGGCGATCTTGTTGGCCACCGCGTCCTGCAGGGTGCCGCTGCGGGTCCACTCCTTGAGCATCGCCTCGAAGTCGGGGAGCTTGAAGAAGAAGTGCTTGGAGTCCTTGAGCACCGGGGTGGCGCCGGAGATTGCCGAGCGCGGGTCCTTCAATTCGGTCGGCTCGTAGGTGGCGCCGCACTTCTCGCAGTTGTCGCCGTACTGGTCCTCGGCACCGCACTTCGGACAGGTGCCCTTGATGAAGCGGTCGGCGAGGAACATGCCCTTGTCCGGGTCGAAGTACTGGGTCACCGAGCGGGTGGCGATGTGCCCGGCGTCGTGCAGGCGGGTGTAGATCAGGCTGGCCAGCTCGCGGTTTTCTTCCGCATGGGTCGAATGGAAGTTGTCGAAATCGACGAGGAAATCGGCGAAGTCGGCGCTGTGCTCGGCCTGCACGTAGGCGATCAGCTGTTCCGGGGTGATGCCTTCCTTCTCGGCGCGCAGCATGATCGCCGAGCCGTGGGCGTCGTCGGCGCAGACGTACACGCACTGGTTGCCGCGCTGCTTCTGGAAGCGCACCCAGATGTCGGTCTGGATGTACTCGAGCATGTGGCCCAGGTGGATCGAGCCGTTGGCATAGGGCAGGGCGCTGGTGACGAGGATCTGGCGAGCTTCGGACATGGTCTGTGCGATCGGGATTGCGGAAGGAAAGTCCGCGAGTGTAAAGCCGCGGCGGTTTTTTTTCATCCGCAGGGGGCGCCTGTGCAGAGGCCGGCGGAGATGCCTCTTCCACGGCGGTTGACGCCTGCGCATGGCGATCGGGCCGGGCTCGGCTATCATGGCCATCTGTTTTAGTCGGTTTTTCTCGGGAGTAGCCCATGTCCGTCACTCGCGAAGCGGTGGAAACCGCGCTGCGTCAGTACCTCGACCCCCATCTCAAGCAGGACCCGGTCAGCGCCGGCTGCGTCCGCGACATCGCCATCCAGGATGGCCAGGTCAGCGTGCGCTTGGAGCTCGGCTATGCTGCCGGGCTGTTCAAGGACGGCTGGGCACAGCTGCTCGAGGCCGGCCTGAGGAATCTCGACGGCGTGCGCGAGGCTCGGGTGCAGGTGGATTGCGTGATCGCCCCGCACAAGGCGCTGGAGCAGGTGCAGGGCCTGCATGGAGTGAAGAACGTCATCGCCGTGGCCTCCGGCAAGGGCGGGGTGGGCAAGTCCACCACTGCCGCCAACCTGGCCCTGGCCCTGGCCCGCGAGGGCGCGCGGGTCGGCATGCTGGATGCGGACATCTACGGTCCCAGCCAGGGCATCATGTTCGGCATTCCCGAGGGCACCCGCCCGCAGGTCCGCGACCAGAAGGCCTTCGTCCCGCTGCAGGCCCACGGCGTGCAGCTGATGTCCATGGCCTTCCTCACCGACGACAACACGCCCATGGTCTGGCGCGGCCCCATGGTTTCCGGTGCGCTCCTGCAACTGGCCACCCAGACCGACTGGGATAACCTCGACTACCTGGTGGTGGACATGCCGCCCGGAACCGGCGACATCCAGCTGACCCTGGCGCAGAAGGTGCCGGTGGCCGGCGCGGTGATCGTCACCACGCCGCAGGACCTGGCTCTGCTGGACGCCAGGAAGGGCGTGGAGATGTTCCGCAAGGTGAACATCCCGGTGCTCGGTGTGGTGGAGAACATGGCCGTGCATATCTGCTCCAACTGCGGGCATGCCGAACACCTGTTCGGCGAGGGTGGCGGCGAGAGGCTGGCAGCCCGGTACAACGTCGAGCTGCTCGCGTCCCTGCCGCTGTCCATGGAGATCCGCAGCCAGGCCGATGCCGGCCGGCCGACGGTGATCGCCGACCCGGACAGCCCGGTCAGCCTGATCTACCAGCAGATGGCCCGCACCGTCGGCGCGCGCATCGCCCAGAGCGGGCAGATCGTCGCCCAGTCGATGCCGAAGATCGTGATCAGCGAGGATTGAAGTCCGGGGTTGTCCGCAGCCGGCGTCTTCTAGACTGAGGGCACCTCCACTGCCGAAGGTCCGCCATGCGCCTGCTGCTCGACACCCTCATCGTGCTCGCCACCGTCGCCGTGATGGAGGCGGTGGCCTGGGCCTCGCACAAGTACGTGATGCACGGCTGGGGCTGGGGCTGGCACCGCTCGCACCACGAGCCACGCCACGGCCCGTTCGAGAAGAACGATCTCTATGCGCTGGTATTCGCCGGCCTTGCCATCCTGCTGATCGCCCTGGGCACCGCCGGCCTCTGGCCGCTGCAGTGGATCGGCGCCGGCATGACCCTCTACGGTCTTCTCTACTTCCTCGCCCACGACGGCCTGGTGCACCGACGCTGGGGGCTGCGCTACGTGCCGCGCAAGGGCTATCTCAAGCGGCTTTACCAGGCGCACCGGCTGCACCATGCGGTGCCGGGGCGTGACGGCTGCGTCTCCTTCGGCTTCCTGTATGCGCCCAGGCTGGACATCCTCAGGGCGCAGCTGCGACGCCTGCATGGCGGGTCGCTGCAGGGCGCCGCGACCGGGTCCACAGGCCCGCGGGCCGCGGACTAGGCCTGCCGAGGCGCGAGACCAGCGCCTGCAAGCCGCCGACGAAGGCCAGACGCAGCTTGTCCGTCCTGCTCGTGGCCAGGCGCGAGTCCCAGGCAGCGGAGCCGGCCGCCTTCACCCTGATGCCGATCTGCCGATAGACCGCCCAGGCCGTGGCGACGGCCCAGGCCGAGCGTGGCGGCAGAGTCGCCAATCCGCCGAGCGCCGAGGCGTAGTAGGGCTCGGCTGCATTCACCAGGCGACCGGCCAGTCGTGCCAGCGCCGGGCGGTGCCGGGGGGCGCTCAGCGCCTCGGGCGGTATGCCGGCTTCGTCCAGCCACTGCGCCGGCAGGTAGAGGCGGCCGCTGGCGTGGTCGTCGAGGATGTCACGGGCGATGTTGGTCAGCTGGAGGGCCAGGCCTAGGTCGCAGGCGCGATCCAGGATGTCCTCGTCGCGCACGCCCATGACCAGCGCCATCATCACGCCGACCACCCCGGCGACGTGGTAGCAGTAGTCCAGGGTGTCGGCGAAGCTGTGGTAGCGCCGGCCCTCCACGTCCATGCGAAAGCCGGCCAGGTGATCGAGCGGGTAGCGCTCGGGAATGCCGTGCCGGCGGACCACCTCCTGCAGCGCGGCGAAGGCGGGGCTGGCGGGGGGCTCGCCGGCGCAGACGCGGCGGGTCGCCTCCTCGAGCTGGGCGAGACAGGCCGGATCGGCGCCGGGCAGTCCGTTGCCGAAGCCGTGGGACTGGCCGTCGATCACATCGTCACAATGCCGGCACCAGGCATAGAGCAGCACCGTGCTGCGCCGGGTCGATGCATCGAACAGCCGGGCGGCGGCGGCGAAGCTCTTCGAGCCTGCGGCGATGCTCCGGCTGGCGTGTTCGAGTAGGGCGTCGCTCATCCAGTCAGCTCCTCGATCATCAATCCTGCAGTGGCCTTGGCCGAGCCGACTACCCCGGGCAGGCCGGCGCCCGGGTGGGTGCCGGCGCCGACGATGTAGAGGTTGGCGATCTCGTCGTCGCGGTTGTGCGGACGGAACCAGGCGCTCTGGATCAAGGTGGGTTCCAGGGAAAAGGCCGAGCCCAGGTGGGCATTCAGCTCGTCGCGAAAATCCAGCGGGGTGAAGGTGCGGCAGGTCACCAGATCCTGGCGCAGGTCCGGGATGTAGTGGCGTTCCAGGTAGGCGAGGATGCGGTCGCGGTAGCGCGGCCCTTGCTGCGTCCAGTCGATGGCGGCGCGCCCCAGATGCGGCACCGGCGCCAGCACATAGAAGCCGGAGCAGCCCGGGGGTGCCAGCGAGGGATCGGTGACGCAGGGCGCGTGCAGATAGAGGGAGAAGTCCTCGGGCAGGGCCGTGCCCTTGAAGATTTCCTCGATAAGGCCGCGATAGCGCGGGCCGAAGCACACCGTGTGATGCTGCAGATGTGCGTGCTGGCGCTTCAGGCCGAAGTAGACGACGAACAGCGACATGCTGAAGCGCTTGCCCGCGAGCCGCCGGCCCTCCCGGCGGCCGCGCTCGTGCTGGCCGAGCAGTTCGCGGTAGGTGTGCACGACGTCGGCGTTGGAGGCGACGGCATCGGCCGCGAAACGCCGGCCATCGGCGCAGATCGCCGCGTTCAGGCGCTTGCCCTCGGCGGCCAGGTGCGCCACCGGCGCGTTCAGCTCCAGTCGCCCGCCGAGTTCCTCGAACAGTTGCACCATGGCGCGCACCAGGGCGCCGGTGCCCCCGCGGGGGAACCACACGCCCCAGCGCCGCTCGAGGGCGTGGATCAGCGCATAGATCGAGGAGGTGGCGAAGGGATTGCCGCCGACCAGCAGCGAATGGAAGGAGAAGGCCTGACGCAGCTGGTCGTCCGCGATGAAGGACGACACCATCCCGTATACGCTGCGCCAGGCCCGCAGCCGGACCAGCTGCGGCGCGGCCATGACCATGCGCTCGAAGGTCAGGAAGGGCACGCTGCCGAGCTTCAGGTAACCGGCTTCGAATACCGCCCGGGAGTAATCGAGAAAGCGCCGGTAGCCGTCGACGTCCGCCGGATTGCGCGCCCGGATCTGGCTGTCCAGCAGGGCCTGGTCGTTGACGTAGTCGAAGCGGCTGCCGTCCTCCCAGCACAGCCGGTAGAAGGGGCTGACCGGCAGCAGCTCGACGTAGTCGGCCAGGCGCCGGCCGCTCAAGGTAAATAACTCCTCCAGCGCCGAGGGATCGGTGATCACCGTGGGACCGGCATCGAAGACGAAGCCCTGGTCCTCGTAGACGTAGGCGCGGCCGCCCGGCTTGTCGCGCTTCTCCAGGAGCGTGGTCTGGATCCCGGCGGCCTGCAGTCGGATGGCCAGAGCCAGGCCGCCGAAGCCGGCGCCGATCACCACGGCGTGTTTCCCCGTGCTCATTTCAACTCCCTTGTCGATGCAGGTCCCCGGCCAGCGCCGCCCGCAGCGCCTGGTCGAGGGGCACCGGCGGCTTGCCGGCGAGGATGCGCAGTTTGTCGCCGGCATGCAGACGGCCGGCGTAGAAGCGCCGGATCAGAGCCTCCGGCAGGCCGTAGAAGCGCTGCATGACCCGCCAGCGGTCTTCCGGCGCGCCGGCGAGGAACAGCATGCGGTTGAGCAGGCGGAAGAACCCCTGGCGGCGCCACTCGGCGCGCAGGGTCGCCTGGATTTCTGTAGCCAGACTGGCGGCGTCGAGCTGCGGCAGGGCGGCGATGCGCTCGGCCAGGCGCACCGCATGCGGCAGCGAGTAGCCGGTGGTGGCGTGAAACAGGCCAGCGGCCAGACCGCTGCACGGCTGGGCGCCCATTTCCCGGCAGAAGCCCTCGAGATCGCCGCTGAGGATGATAGGCAACACGCCTTGTTCCTCGCGCAGTACCTCCAGGATGCACCAGCCATGCTGCGCAGAGTAGTCGTCGATCTGCGTGCGCAGGGTCGCCGGTGCCAGGCTCGCGCCGTCGGTGTAGTAGGTGTCCTCGATCAGCAGGCGGTCGGGGCCGAAGGGCAGCAGGTAGACGAACCGGTAGCCTTCGCGCTGGGCGACACCGGCGTCCATCAGCACCGGCATGTCCAGCCCGTGTGGCGCCGTCAGGCGTACCTCGCGGCCGAGGAATTTCTGGTAGCCGAGCGCCAGGTGCGGACTGGAACGCGGGCCGCGGCCGTCGATCACCGCGCGGGCACCGAGGCTGCTGCCGTCCGTCAGCTCCACCCGTTGCGGATTCAGGCTGTGCACCTTGTTGCCCAGCTGCACCTGACCGACGAGGCGTGCGCACAGCTGGGCATCGAAGTGCGTGGAGGTGATCGACGCATAGCCGCTGCGCAGGATGCGCCGTCGCTCGGGAAAGCGCACTTCGTAACCGGGCCAGCGGTGACTCACCAGCGGCGCCAGCCAGGCGTGCTGTTGTGCGGTCAGATCATCCTGATGGAACGACCAGGTGTGATTGCCGCCGAGCACCGGGCCCCGTTCCAGCAGCAGCAGGCGCAGCGCCGGGCGCAGCTCGGCCAGACGCCAGGCGATCAGGCCGTTGGCCAGGCCGCCGCCGACCAGGATGAGGTCGTAGTCAGGCCGCGGCATGGAGAACCGGCCGGCCGCTTTTCAGCACCGCCTCGACGATGTCGGCGGCGCGTTCGACGCCGCCCGCCTGCCGCGCCTCGGCGCCGATCCGGGTGGCATGCTCGGCGAAGGCCGGCTCGTCCAGTAGCCGGCGCAGCAGGCGACGCAGCCTGCTGCGCCGGGCCAGCAGCGGTGAGGCACGCAGCCCGGCGCCGGCATACACCACCCGGGCGGCGATCGCCGGCTGATCGAAGGCGATCGGCAGGGCAAGCATCGGCGTGCCGGCGACCAGGGCGTCGAGCACGGTGTTCAGTCCGGCATGGGTGATCGCCACGTCGGCTTGGGCCAGGGCCGCACACTGCGGGGCGAAGTCGGTCACCCAGGTAGCGCCCGCCGCGTGCAGTGCACGCACCTGGCCGGGGTCCAATCGGCCGCAGTGCGCCAGCAGGAGTTGCAGATCCAGGTCGCGACAGGCTGCGGCCATACGCCGAAACAGGCCGAAACGGCCGCCCTGCAGGGTGCCGAGCGAAGCGAAGACGAACGGCCGCCCAGGGTCGATTGGCAGGTCCAGCGGCGCCGCACCCTGGTTCGGTGAGCGCAGCGGGCCGACCGGGTGGAAGTGCGCCGGGGCCTCCTGGCGCGGAAAGTCGAAGCCGGCGAGGGTCTGGCTGATCTGGGCGAAGGGCGACAGGCACTGGTGCAGGCTGTCGCGCGGCGGCAGGCCGAAGGCCTCGGCATGCCTGGCGATGATCCTCCCATGGGGCCGCATCAGGTAGTCGTAGACCCGGCTGCTGCTGCGGTTGAGATGCTTGCCGAAGGGTGAGACGGCATAGCCCCAGGGCATCACCGGCAGCGGCAGGCGCGGCTCGCGGTTGACCGGCAGGGCGCAGGCCACCGAAACCCAGGGCAGGCCCAGGTATTCGGCGAGCAGCCCGCTAGCGGCCTCCATCTGGTCGGCGATCAGCGCCTCGACGCCGAGCGCGCGCAGCAGCTGTGGTCCTTCGCGGCAGAGCATGTCGGTGCCGTGCGCCATGTCCTGGATCACCCTGCGCAGGCCGAACGGGGCGCCGGGATGCCCGGCATGGGCGATGAGCGTGGCGAGCGAGCCGGGCGGATGCGAGGCCTGGCCGAGGGCGGCGAACTCGACCTGCGGCTGGCGCAGCAGGGCGCGGGCATCCTCCTGCTGGACGAAGGTGACCCGGTGCCCGCGCATGATCAGGCATTCGGCCAATGCTTCCAGTGCCCAGAAATGGCCGGCGAAAGGTGGTGCGATGACGGCGAAGTGGCTCATCCTTGAACTCCAGCTTCTAGTGCGGCGGCGCTGCCTGCCGTATGCGCGCCAGGCGCAGGGCCGCCAGGTCCGCCGAGCCGGTGCAGAAGCAGGCGATGCGCAACTGCTCGATGATCACGTTGAAGTGCTCGATCACCGCCTCGCTGGAGTGCAGCGCGCCGGACAGCGCGGCGGCGGCCTGCCCAGCCAGATCGGCGCCCAGGCGGATCGCCTTGGCCACATCCACGCCGTCGCGTATCCCGCCCGAGGCGATCAGCGGCGTCCCCGGGCACGCCTGGCGCACCTCGCGCAGCGCCTCGGCGGTGGGGATGCCCCAGTCGGCGAAGGCCAGCGCGACCTGCTTCCGGGCCGGGGTGCGCGCCCGTTGCGCCTCGACCGTGACCCAGTTGGTGCCGCCGGCGCCGGCGACGTCGATCACCGCGACGCCGGCTTCGACCAGGCGCCGCGCGACCGGGGCGCTGATGCCGGCGCCGACCTCCTTGACCACCAGCGGCACCTCGAGGCGGGCGGTGAGCCGGCCGATGGCGTTGAGCACGCCGCGCCAGTCGCGGTCGCCTTCCGGCTGCACGGCTTCCTGCAGTGGATTCAGGTGCACGATCAGGGCGTCTGCCTCGAGCATGTCCACCGCCCGCCGTGCTTCCTCCAGGCCGAAGCCGGCAGCCAGCTGCGCCGCGCCGATATTGGCCAGCAGCGGCACGTCCGGGGCCAGCTGGCGCAGCTGCCGGGTCAGGCCGTGGTCGGCGCCGGTTTCCAGGGCGATGCGCTGGGAGCCGACGCCCAGGGCGATGCCGAGCGCCTGTGCCGCTTCGGCCAGATGCCGGTTGATGGTCGCCGCCCGCGCGGGACCGCCGGTCATGGAGCTGATCAGCAGCGGCGCACGTAGGGGGCGGCCGAGGAAACTCGTGCCCAGATCGATCTGCTGCAGGTGCAACTCCGGTAGCGCGCAATGCTCGAAGGCAAAGGCGGCGAAGCCGGTATTGCCGTGCCGATTGGTCCGGGCCGGGTCGAGGACGATATCCAGATGGTCGTTCTTGCGCGCCGCCAGTTCGTCTCCTGCCATCGCTGT from Azotobacter salinestris carries:
- the rsxA gene encoding electron transport complex subunit RsxA — encoded protein: MTELVLILVGAILVNNFVLVQFLGLCPFMGVSKRIETAIGLALATTFVLTLASMCSYLLQQYVLKPLDLEYLRTIGFILVIAVVVQFTEMLVNKTSPLLYRVLGIFLPLITTNCIVLGVALLNANRTGFGFLQASINGFGAGLGFSLVLVLFAALRERIAIADVPGPFKGAAIGMVTAGLMSLAFMGFSGLIKP
- the metG gene encoding methionine--tRNA ligase; its protein translation is MSEARQILVTSALPYANGSIHLGHMLEYIQTDIWVRFQKQRGNQCVYVCADDAHGSAIMLRAEKEGITPEQLIAYVQAEHSADFADFLVDFDNFHSTHAEENRELASLIYTRLHDAGHIATRSVTQYFDPDKGMFLADRFIKGTCPKCGAEDQYGDNCEKCGATYEPTELKDPRSAISGATPVLKDSKHFFFKLPDFEAMLKEWTRSGTLQDAVANKIAEWLDGGLQEWDISRDAPYFGFEIPDEPGKYFYVWLDAPIGYMASFKNLCARRPELDFDAFWRKDSSAELYHFIGKDIVNFHTLFWPAMLEGAGFRKPTAVNVHGYLTVNGQKMSKSRGTFIKARTYLDHLNPEYLRYYYASKLSRGVDDLDLNLEDFVQKVNSDLVGKVVNIASRCAGFIHKGNGGVIVDANPEPELWEAFQAAAPAIAEAYEQRDFGRAMREIMALADRANAWIADKAPWALNKQEGKQAEVQEICAFGINLFRQLVIFLKPVLPNLAAAAEGFLNVAPLSWQDHVLRLANHPLNPFTPLMTRIEPAKIDAMIEASKEDLAAQSTEAAAPTGNGELVKEPLAAEINFDAFAAVDLRIALIEKCEFVEGADKLLRLTLDIGDAKRNVFSGIKSAYPDPSKLEGRLTLYVANLAPRKMKFGMSEGMVLAAGPGGSEIFLLSPDAGAKPGQRVH
- the apbC gene encoding iron-sulfur cluster carrier protein ApbC, which produces MSVTREAVETALRQYLDPHLKQDPVSAGCVRDIAIQDGQVSVRLELGYAAGLFKDGWAQLLEAGLRNLDGVREARVQVDCVIAPHKALEQVQGLHGVKNVIAVASGKGGVGKSTTAANLALALAREGARVGMLDADIYGPSQGIMFGIPEGTRPQVRDQKAFVPLQAHGVQLMSMAFLTDDNTPMVWRGPMVSGALLQLATQTDWDNLDYLVVDMPPGTGDIQLTLAQKVPVAGAVIVTTPQDLALLDARKGVEMFRKVNIPVLGVVENMAVHICSNCGHAEHLFGEGGGERLAARYNVELLASLPLSMEIRSQADAGRPTVIADPDSPVSLIYQQMARTVGARIAQSGQIVAQSMPKIVISED
- a CDS encoding sterol desaturase family protein, coding for MRLLLDTLIVLATVAVMEAVAWASHKYVMHGWGWGWHRSHHEPRHGPFEKNDLYALVFAGLAILLIALGTAGLWPLQWIGAGMTLYGLLYFLAHDGLVHRRWGLRYVPRKGYLKRLYQAHRLHHAVPGRDGCVSFGFLYAPRLDILRAQLRRLHGGSLQGAATGSTGPRAAD
- a CDS encoding phytoene/squalene synthase family protein, which translates into the protein MSDALLEHASRSIAAGSKSFAAAARLFDASTRRSTVLLYAWCRHCDDVIDGQSHGFGNGLPGADPACLAQLEEATRRVCAGEPPASPAFAALQEVVRRHGIPERYPLDHLAGFRMDVEGRRYHSFADTLDYCYHVAGVVGVMMALVMGVRDEDILDRACDLGLALQLTNIARDILDDHASGRLYLPAQWLDEAGIPPEALSAPRHRPALARLAGRLVNAAEPYYASALGGLATLPPRSAWAVATAWAVYRQIGIRVKAAGSAAWDSRLATSRTDKLRLAFVGGLQALVSRLGRPSPRPAGLWTRSRRPAATRHAGVAAAP
- a CDS encoding phytoene desaturase; this encodes MSTGKHAVVIGAGFGGLALAIRLQAAGIQTTLLEKRDKPGGRAYVYEDQGFVFDAGPTVITDPSALEELFTLSGRRLADYVELLPVSPFYRLCWEDGSRFDYVNDQALLDSQIRARNPADVDGYRRFLDYSRAVFEAGYLKLGSVPFLTFERMVMAAPQLVRLRAWRSVYGMVSSFIADDQLRQAFSFHSLLVGGNPFATSSIYALIHALERRWGVWFPRGGTGALVRAMVQLFEELGGRLELNAPVAHLAAEGKRLNAAICADGRRFAADAVASNADVVHTYRELLGQHERGRREGRRLAGKRFSMSLFVVYFGLKRQHAHLQHHTVCFGPRYRGLIEEIFKGTALPEDFSLYLHAPCVTDPSLAPPGCSGFYVLAPVPHLGRAAIDWTQQGPRYRDRILAYLERHYIPDLRQDLVTCRTFTPLDFRDELNAHLGSAFSLEPTLIQSAWFRPHNRDDEIANLYIVGAGTHPGAGLPGVVGSAKATAGLMIEELTG
- the crtY gene encoding lycopene beta-cyclase CrtY; the protein is MPRPDYDLILVGGGLANGLIAWRLAELRPALRLLLLERGPVLGGNHTWSFHQDDLTAQQHAWLAPLVSHRWPGYEVRFPERRRILRSGYASITSTHFDAQLCARLVGQVQLGNKVHSLNPQRVELTDGSSLGARAVIDGRGPRSSPHLALGYQKFLGREVRLTAPHGLDMPVLMDAGVAQREGYRFVYLLPFGPDRLLIEDTYYTDGASLAPATLRTQIDDYSAQHGWCILEVLREEQGVLPIILSGDLEGFCREMGAQPCSGLAAGLFHATTGYSLPHAVRLAERIAALPQLDAASLATEIQATLRAEWRRQGFFRLLNRMLFLAGAPEDRWRVMQRFYGLPEALIRRFYAGRLHAGDKLRILAGKPPVPLDQALRAALAGDLHRQGS
- a CDS encoding glycosyltransferase, producing the protein MSHFAVIAPPFAGHFWALEALAECLIMRGHRVTFVQQEDARALLRQPQVEFAALGQASHPPGSLATLIAHAGHPGAPFGLRRVIQDMAHGTDMLCREGPQLLRALGVEALIADQMEAASGLLAEYLGLPWVSVACALPVNREPRLPLPVMPWGYAVSPFGKHLNRSSSRVYDYLMRPHGRIIARHAEAFGLPPRDSLHQCLSPFAQISQTLAGFDFPRQEAPAHFHPVGPLRSPNQGAAPLDLPIDPGRPFVFASLGTLQGGRFGLFRRMAAACRDLDLQLLLAHCGRLDPGQVRALHAAGATWVTDFAPQCAALAQADVAITHAGLNTVLDALVAGTPMLALPIAFDQPAIAARVVYAGAGLRASPLLARRSRLRRLLRRLLDEPAFAEHATRIGAEARQAGGVERAADIVEAVLKSGRPVLHAAA
- the fni gene encoding type 2 isopentenyl-diphosphate Delta-isomerase, which translates into the protein MAGDELAARKNDHLDIVLDPARTNRHGNTGFAAFAFEHCALPELHLQQIDLGTSFLGRPLRAPLLISSMTGGPARAATINRHLAEAAQALGIALGVGSQRIALETGADHGLTRQLRQLAPDVPLLANIGAAQLAAGFGLEEARRAVDMLEADALIVHLNPLQEAVQPEGDRDWRGVLNAIGRLTARLEVPLVVKEVGAGISAPVARRLVEAGVAVIDVAGAGGTNWVTVEAQRARTPARKQVALAFADWGIPTAEALREVRQACPGTPLIASGGIRDGVDVAKAIRLGADLAGQAAAALSGALHSSEAVIEHFNVIIEQLRIACFCTGSADLAALRLARIRQAAPPH